A section of the Pseudomonas sp. FP453 genome encodes:
- the ccmB gene encoding heme exporter protein CcmB yields MSVFALLVAREARLLCRRPAELANPLVFFAIVIALFPLAVGPETKLLQTLSPGLVWVAALLSVLLSLDGLFRSDFEDGSLEQWVLSSHPLPLLVLAKVLAHWAFSGLALVLLSPLLAMMLGLPTECLPILLLSLLLGTPVLSLLGAVGAALTVGLKRGGLLLALLILPLYIPVLILGSGALQAALMGMPATGYLLWLGSLTALAITLTPFAIAAGLKISVGE; encoded by the coding sequence ATGAGTGTCTTCGCCCTGTTGGTGGCCCGCGAAGCGCGGCTGTTGTGTCGGCGCCCGGCCGAGCTGGCCAACCCGCTGGTGTTCTTCGCCATCGTCATCGCCTTGTTCCCGTTGGCGGTCGGTCCCGAGACTAAACTGTTGCAAACCTTGTCGCCGGGACTGGTGTGGGTGGCGGCGCTTTTGTCCGTGCTGCTCTCGCTGGACGGGCTGTTTCGCAGTGATTTCGAAGACGGTTCCCTGGAGCAGTGGGTCCTTTCGTCGCACCCCCTGCCACTACTGGTCCTGGCCAAGGTACTGGCACACTGGGCGTTTTCCGGCCTGGCGCTGGTCTTGCTTTCGCCGCTGCTGGCGATGATGCTCGGCCTGCCCACGGAATGCCTGCCGATCCTGCTCCTGAGCCTGTTGCTCGGTACGCCGGTCCTCAGCTTGCTGGGGGCAGTGGGCGCGGCGTTGACCGTGGGTTTGAAGCGCGGCGGCCTGTTGCTGGCCCTGCTGATTCTGCCTTTGTATATCCCGGTGTTGATCCTCGGTAGCGGTGCGTTGCAAGCCGCGCTGATGGGCATGCCGGCGACGGGTTACCTTTTGTGGCTTGGCAGCCTGACCGCCCTGGCGATAACCCTGACACCTTTTGCAATAGCGGCCGGCCTGAAGATCAGCGTCGGCGAATAA
- a CDS encoding heme ABC transporter permease produces MNWTWFHKLGSPKWFYGISGKLLPWLSLFAVLLIGIGLVWGLAFAPPDYQQGNSFRIIYIHVPAAMLAQSCYVMLAVCGIVGLVWKMKLADVALQCAAPIGAWMTAVALVTGAIWGKPTWGSWWVWDARLTSMLILLFLYFGLIALGNAISNRDSAAKACAVLAIVGVINIPIIKYSVEWWNTLHQGATFTLTEKPAMPVEMWAPLLLMVLGFYCFFGAVLLLRMRLEVLKREARASWVKAEVQHSLGARG; encoded by the coding sequence ATGAACTGGACCTGGTTTCACAAGCTCGGCTCGCCCAAATGGTTCTACGGCATCAGTGGCAAACTGCTGCCGTGGTTGAGCCTCTTCGCCGTGTTGCTGATCGGCATCGGCCTGGTCTGGGGCCTGGCCTTCGCGCCGCCGGACTACCAGCAAGGCAACAGCTTTCGCATCATCTATATCCACGTGCCCGCCGCGATGCTGGCCCAGTCCTGCTACGTGATGCTCGCCGTGTGCGGCATCGTCGGCCTGGTGTGGAAGATGAAACTCGCCGACGTCGCCCTGCAATGCGCCGCGCCGATCGGTGCGTGGATGACTGCCGTGGCGCTGGTCACCGGCGCCATCTGGGGCAAGCCGACCTGGGGCTCGTGGTGGGTGTGGGATGCGCGACTAACGTCGATGCTGATCCTGCTGTTCCTGTACTTCGGTCTGATTGCCTTGGGCAACGCCATCAGTAATCGTGACAGCGCCGCCAAGGCCTGCGCGGTGCTGGCCATTGTTGGCGTGATCAACATCCCGATCATCAAATACTCGGTGGAGTGGTGGAACACCCTGCACCAGGGCGCCACCTTCACCCTCACCGAAAAACCGGCAATGCCCGTGGAAATGTGGGCGCCGCTGCTGCTGATGGTGCTGGGGTTCTACTGCTTCTTCGGCGCGGTGCTGCTGCTGCGCATGCGCCTCGAAGTGCTCAAGCGCGAAGCCCGCGCCAGTTGGGTCAAGGCCGAAGTGCAACACAGCCTGGGAGCGCGCGGATGA
- the ccmD gene encoding heme exporter protein CcmD, giving the protein MSFASFSDFLAMGHHGLYVWTAYGICLAVLALNVAAPILARKRYLQQEARRLRRETEK; this is encoded by the coding sequence ATGAGTTTTGCTTCGTTCAGTGATTTTCTCGCCATGGGCCACCACGGCCTGTACGTCTGGACGGCCTATGGCATCTGCCTGGCGGTGCTGGCCCTCAACGTCGCCGCGCCGATCCTGGCGCGCAAGCGTTACCTGCAACAAGAGGCGCGTCGTCTGCGCCGGGAGACCGAAAAGTGA
- the ccmE gene encoding cytochrome c maturation protein CcmE, with protein MNPLRRKRLLIILAILAGVGIAVALALSALQQNINLFYTPTQIANGEAPLDTRIRAGGMVEAGSLKRSGDSLDVTFVVTDFSKSVTISYRGILPDLFREGQGIVALGKLNADGVVVADEVLAKHDEKYMPPEVTKALKDSGQSAPTPAKEG; from the coding sequence GTGAATCCGCTGCGTAGAAAGCGTCTGTTGATCATCCTTGCCATCCTGGCCGGCGTCGGCATTGCCGTGGCCCTGGCCTTGAGCGCCCTGCAACAGAACATCAACCTGTTCTACACCCCGACCCAGATCGCCAACGGCGAAGCCCCGCTGGACACGCGCATCCGCGCCGGCGGCATGGTCGAGGCCGGCTCCTTGAAGCGATCCGGCGATTCCCTCGACGTCACCTTCGTGGTCACCGACTTCAGCAAGTCCGTGACCATCAGCTACCGTGGCATCCTCCCGGACCTGTTCCGCGAAGGCCAGGGCATCGTCGCCCTGGGCAAGCTCAACGCCGATGGCGTGGTGGTGGCCGATGAAGTGCTGGCCAAGCACGATGAAAAATACATGCCGCCTGAGGTGACCAAAGCCCTCAAGGACAGCGGCCAGTCCGCCCCCACCCCCGCCAAGGAGGGTTGA
- a CDS encoding heme lyase CcmF/NrfE family subunit codes for MNAALFIPELGQLAMILALCFAIVQAVVPLLGAWRGDRLWMSLAQPAAWGQFAFLLFAFGCLTYAFMTDDFSVSYVANNSNTALPWYYKFSAVWGAHEGSLLLWALILGGWTFAVSVFSRQLPQVMLARVLAVMGMISIGFLMFLIMTSNPFSRILPQIPTNGHDLNPLLQDIGLIVHPPMLYMGYVGFSVAFAFAIAALLGGRLDAAWARWSRPWTIVAWAFLGIGITLGSWWAYYELGWGGWWFWDPVENASFMPWLVGTALIHSLAVTEKRGVFKSWTVLLAIAAFSLSLLGTFLVRSGVLTSVHAFASDPARGIFILIFLLFVVGGSLTLFALRAPVVKSQVGFNLWSRETLLLGNNLVLVVAASMILLGTLYPLVLDALSGAKLSVGPPYFNALFIPLMGLLMVVMAVGVLVRWKDTPVKWLAGMLAPVLLGSVALAVIAGFAYGDFNWAVLATFLLAAWVLLAGVRDIFDKTRHKGLLKGLPSLTRSYWGMQIAHIGIAVCALGVVLSSQNSAERDLRLAPGESMDLAGYHFIFEGAKHFEGPNFTSDKGTVRVVRNGKEVAVLHPEKRLYTVQSSMMTEAGIDAGFTRDLYVALGEPLGDGAWAVRVHVKPFVRWIWFGGLLTGFGGLLAALDRRYRVKVKSRVREALGLQGAAV; via the coding sequence ATGAACGCCGCTTTGTTTATTCCCGAACTCGGCCAGTTGGCGATGATCCTCGCGCTGTGCTTTGCCATCGTGCAAGCCGTGGTGCCGTTGCTCGGCGCCTGGCGCGGTGACCGCCTGTGGATGAGCCTGGCGCAGCCGGCCGCCTGGGGCCAGTTTGCGTTCCTGCTGTTTGCGTTTGGTTGCCTGACCTACGCGTTTATGACTGACGACTTTTCCGTCAGCTATGTCGCGAATAACTCCAACACCGCCTTGCCCTGGTACTACAAGTTCAGCGCCGTGTGGGGCGCCCACGAAGGGTCGTTGCTGCTGTGGGCGCTGATCCTCGGCGGCTGGACCTTCGCCGTGTCGGTGTTCTCGCGCCAGTTGCCGCAAGTCATGCTGGCCCGGGTGCTGGCGGTGATGGGCATGATCAGCATCGGCTTCCTGATGTTCCTGATCATGACGTCCAACCCATTCAGCCGCATCCTGCCGCAGATTCCTACGAACGGGCACGACCTCAACCCGCTGCTGCAAGACATCGGCCTGATCGTGCACCCGCCGATGCTCTACATGGGTTACGTCGGTTTCTCCGTGGCCTTCGCCTTCGCCATCGCCGCCTTGCTCGGCGGGCGCCTGGATGCGGCGTGGGCGCGCTGGTCGCGGCCGTGGACCATCGTCGCCTGGGCCTTCCTCGGCATCGGCATCACCCTCGGTTCGTGGTGGGCCTATTACGAACTCGGCTGGGGCGGCTGGTGGTTCTGGGACCCGGTGGAAAACGCCTCCTTCATGCCTTGGCTGGTGGGCACCGCGTTGATTCACTCGCTGGCCGTTACCGAAAAACGCGGCGTGTTCAAGAGCTGGACCGTGTTGCTGGCCATCGCGGCATTTTCCCTTAGCCTGCTCGGCACGTTCCTCGTGCGTTCGGGCGTGCTGACGTCGGTGCATGCGTTCGCTTCCGACCCGGCGCGGGGCATCTTCATCCTGATCTTCCTGCTGTTTGTGGTCGGTGGCTCCCTGACCCTGTTCGCCCTGCGCGCGCCGGTGGTCAAGAGCCAGGTCGGCTTCAACCTGTGGTCGCGGGAAACCCTGCTGCTGGGCAACAACCTGGTGCTGGTGGTGGCCGCGTCGATGATCCTGCTCGGCACCCTGTACCCGTTGGTGCTGGATGCGCTGAGCGGCGCCAAGCTGTCCGTTGGCCCGCCGTATTTCAACGCGTTGTTTATCCCGTTGATGGGCTTGTTGATGGTGGTGATGGCGGTCGGCGTGCTGGTGCGCTGGAAAGACACCCCGGTGAAATGGCTGGCGGGCATGCTCGCCCCGGTCTTGCTCGGCAGCGTGGCCCTGGCGGTGATCGCCGGCTTTGCCTACGGCGACTTCAACTGGGCGGTGCTCGCCACCTTCCTGCTCGCCGCCTGGGTGTTGCTGGCCGGCGTGCGTGACATCTTCGACAAGACCCGCCACAAAGGTCTGCTCAAGGGTTTGCCAAGCCTGACCCGCAGCTACTGGGGCATGCAGATCGCCCACATCGGCATCGCCGTGTGCGCCCTCGGCGTGGTGCTGTCCAGCCAGAACAGCGCCGAGCGCGACCTGCGCCTGGCGCCGGGCGAGTCCATGGACCTGGCCGGTTACCACTTCATCTTTGAAGGCGCCAAGCACTTCGAAGGGCCGAACTTCACGTCAGACAAAGGCACCGTGCGCGTAGTCCGTAACGGCAAGGAAGTGGCCGTGCTGCACCCGGAAAAACGCCTGTACACCGTGCAGAGTTCGATGATGACCGAAGCCGGCATCGACGCCGGTTTCACCCGTGACCTCTACGTGGCCCTCGGCGAACCGCTGGGCGACGGCGCCTGGGCAGTGCGCGTGCATGTGAAGCCGTTTGTGCGCTGGATCTGGTTCGGCGGCCTGCTCACCGGCTTCGGTGGTTTGCTGGCGGCGCTGGATCGGCGTTATCGGGTCAAGGTCAAGAGCCGGGTGCGTGAAGCCCTCGGTCTGCAGGGAGCGGCGGTATGA
- a CDS encoding DsbE family thiol:disulfide interchange protein, giving the protein MKRWLMAIPLIVFLLGAVVLYRGLYLDPSELPSAMIGKPFPAFSLPTVQGDKTLTQVDLLGKPALVNVWGTWCISCRVEHPVLNKLAEKGVVIYGINYKDDNAAALKWLAEFHNPYQLDIRDEDGNLGLNLGVYGAPETFFIDAKGVIRDKYVGVIDEVVWREQLAAKYQALVDEAKP; this is encoded by the coding sequence ATGAAACGTTGGTTGATGGCGATCCCCCTGATCGTGTTTTTGCTGGGTGCGGTGGTCTTGTATCGCGGCCTCTACCTGGACCCGTCCGAGCTGCCTTCGGCGATGATCGGCAAGCCGTTCCCGGCGTTCAGCCTGCCAACGGTGCAGGGCGACAAGACCCTGACCCAGGTCGACCTGCTGGGCAAGCCGGCGCTGGTCAACGTATGGGGCACCTGGTGCATCTCCTGCCGCGTCGAACACCCGGTGCTCAACAAGCTGGCCGAGAAGGGCGTGGTGATCTACGGCATCAACTACAAGGACGACAACGCCGCCGCCTTGAAGTGGCTGGCGGAGTTCCACAATCCGTATCAGCTGGATATCCGCGATGAGGACGGCAACCTCGGCCTCAACCTCGGCGTGTACGGCGCTCCGGAAACCTTCTTTATCGATGCCAAGGGCGTGATCCGCGACAAGTACGTCGGCGTGATCGACGAAGTGGTGTGGCGTGAGCAACTGGCCGCCAAGTACCAGGCGCTGGTCGATGAGGCCAAGCCATGA
- a CDS encoding cytochrome c-type biogenesis protein: MKRLLAAAVLALGLAGVAHAAIDTYEFANDAERERFRDLTKELRCPKCQNQDIADSNAPIATDLRREIFRMLGEGKDNQQIIDFMVDRYGDFVRYKPALTGKTALLWFGPAGLLLSGVVVMAVIIRLRRAAPTDGSDALSPEERKRLDQLLDTKTDD; the protein is encoded by the coding sequence ATGAAGCGTCTGTTAGCCGCCGCGGTATTGGCGTTGGGCCTGGCCGGTGTGGCTCACGCCGCCATCGACACCTACGAATTTGCCAACGACGCCGAGCGCGAGCGCTTCCGCGACTTGACCAAGGAACTGCGCTGCCCCAAGTGCCAGAACCAGGACATCGCTGACTCCAACGCGCCCATCGCCACCGACCTGCGCCGCGAGATCTTCCGCATGCTGGGGGAGGGCAAGGACAACCAGCAGATCATCGACTTCATGGTCGACCGCTACGGTGACTTCGTGCGCTACAAACCGGCGCTCACCGGCAAGACCGCGCTGCTCTGGTTCGGCCCCGCCGGGCTGTTGCTGAGCGGTGTGGTGGTGATGGCCGTGATCATCCGCCTCCGCCGCGCCGCGCCGACTGACGGCTCCGACGCGCTGTCCCCCGAAGAGCGTAAACGCCTCGACCAATTGCTGGACACCAAGACTGATGATTGA
- the ccmI gene encoding c-type cytochrome biogenesis protein CcmI, with the protein MIDFWLAAGLLLLIALSFLLIPVLRGRRAQREEDRTALNVALYQERVAELQVQQDEGVLNAAQLDTGRAEAARELLADTEGVEKPRESRLGKPLPLLAAFLVPVLGVSLYLHFGASDKVELTREFSQPPVSMEDMTQRLERAAIAQPDSPEGLYFLGRAYMAQDRAADAAKVFERAAALAGRQPELLGQWAQAQYFADNKQWSPKVQALTDEALKLDPKEVTSLGLLGIAAFEGQRYQEAIDYWSRLLAQLPAEDGSRAALQGGIDRAADKLKESGGSVAQKALLKVRVDLAADVKAKALPSDSVFIFARAVSGPPAPLAAKRVTVAELPITVELGDADAMMPQLKLSNFPEVQLVARISRAGLPTAGEWIGRSQPLASTTTALQQLTIDSPDK; encoded by the coding sequence ATGATTGATTTCTGGCTCGCAGCCGGCTTGCTGCTTCTGATTGCCCTGAGTTTCCTGTTGATCCCTGTGCTGCGCGGCCGCCGTGCCCAGCGTGAAGAGGATCGCACCGCGCTGAACGTGGCGCTGTATCAAGAGCGCGTCGCCGAGTTGCAAGTGCAGCAGGACGAAGGCGTGCTCAACGCCGCCCAACTCGACACCGGCCGCGCCGAAGCCGCGCGCGAACTGCTCGCCGACACCGAAGGCGTGGAAAAACCCCGCGAGTCGCGCCTGGGCAAACCGCTGCCGTTGCTCGCCGCCTTCCTGGTGCCGGTGTTGGGCGTGAGCCTGTACCTGCATTTCGGTGCCAGCGACAAGGTTGAACTGACCCGCGAATTCTCCCAGCCGCCGGTGTCCATGGAAGACATGACCCAGCGCCTGGAACGCGCCGCCATCGCCCAACCGGACTCGCCGGAAGGCCTGTACTTCCTCGGTCGCGCCTACATGGCCCAGGACCGCGCGGCCGATGCGGCCAAGGTCTTCGAGCGCGCAGCGGCCCTCGCCGGGCGCCAGCCGGAACTGCTTGGCCAGTGGGCCCAGGCGCAGTACTTTGCCGACAACAAACAGTGGTCGCCCAAGGTCCAGGCCTTGACCGACGAAGCGCTGAAGCTGGACCCCAAGGAAGTCACCAGCCTCGGCCTGCTGGGCATCGCCGCCTTTGAAGGCCAGCGCTACCAGGAAGCGATCGACTACTGGAGCCGCCTGCTGGCGCAACTGCCGGCCGAAGATGGCTCCCGCGCCGCCCTGCAAGGCGGTATCGACCGCGCCGCCGACAAGCTCAAGGAAAGTGGTGGTAGCGTCGCGCAAAAAGCCTTGCTCAAAGTCCGCGTGGACCTGGCGGCGGACGTGAAGGCCAAAGCCCTGCCAAGCGACAGCGTGTTCATCTTCGCCCGCGCCGTGTCCGGCCCGCCGGCACCGTTGGCGGCCAAGCGCGTCACCGTCGCCGAACTGCCGATCACCGTCGAACTGGGCGATGCCGACGCGATGATGCCGCAGTTGAAACTGTCGAACTTCCCCGAAGTCCAACTGGTTGCGCGCATATCCCGGGCCGGTCTTCCGACCGCTGGCGAGTGGATCGGCCGCAGCCAACCCTTGGCCAGCACCACCACTGCGCTGCAGCAGCTGACCATCGACAGTCCGGACAAGTAA
- a CDS encoding histidine phosphatase family protein gives MHLHVVRHGETWANAEQRYLGALDPELTERGREQAFSLSQNLPAGIDALIVSPRLRAQQTAQILNQALNLELVTMDSFRERYVGVFEGLTQAEAKAQYPQLWAQDITRQWAVGPTGGESIAEVVARVHQGLAELAARYPSGTVLLVAHGFVAKVIRGLALGDFADFYDWQLENGDRLLLENFHPMALPTSALL, from the coding sequence ATGCACCTACACGTCGTACGCCACGGCGAAACCTGGGCCAACGCCGAGCAACGCTACCTCGGTGCGCTCGACCCGGAACTGACCGAACGCGGTCGGGAACAAGCCTTTTCCCTCAGCCAAAATTTACCCGCCGGCATCGACGCGCTGATCGTCTCCCCACGCTTGCGCGCCCAGCAAACCGCGCAGATTCTTAACCAGGCGTTGAACCTTGAACTCGTGACAATGGACAGCTTTCGCGAACGCTATGTGGGCGTGTTCGAGGGCCTGACCCAGGCGGAGGCAAAAGCGCAGTACCCGCAGCTCTGGGCACAGGACATCACGCGCCAATGGGCCGTCGGTCCAACAGGCGGTGAGTCGATCGCCGAGGTTGTTGCCCGTGTACACCAAGGCTTGGCCGAGCTGGCGGCACGTTATCCTTCGGGCACGGTGTTGTTGGTGGCCCATGGTTTCGTGGCCAAGGTGATCCGTGGATTGGCGCTTGGGGACTTTGCGGACTTTTATGACTGGCAACTGGAGAACGGCGACAGGCTGCTGCTGGAAAATTTCCATCCCATGGCACTGCCCACCAGTGCGCTGCTGTAA
- the phnN gene encoding phosphonate metabolism protein/1,5-bisphosphokinase (PRPP-forming) PhnN translates to MAGRLIYLIGPSGSGKDSLLDAARPHLAERGCRIVRRVITRSAEAVGEAAQGVSPAQFAAMDAEGAFALSWQANGLCYGIPREIDDWLAAGDDVLVNGSRAHLAQTRARYPSLLVLLLTVDQAVLRQRLIARGRESLADIEARLARNAQFTAELIADNASGLFVLDNSGPLAHTVERLLCCLDNAI, encoded by the coding sequence ATGGCAGGCAGGTTGATCTATCTCATCGGACCATCGGGTTCGGGCAAGGACAGCCTGTTGGACGCCGCGCGACCGCACCTGGCCGAGCGCGGCTGCCGCATTGTGCGCCGCGTCATCACCCGTTCGGCGGAGGCGGTGGGCGAGGCCGCGCAAGGGGTGAGCCCGGCGCAGTTTGCCGCGATGGACGCCGAGGGCGCGTTTGCCCTGAGCTGGCAGGCGAATGGCTTGTGTTATGGCATCCCGCGGGAAATCGACGACTGGCTGGCGGCCGGGGACGACGTGCTGGTCAATGGCTCCCGCGCGCACCTGGCGCAGACGCGCGCGCGATATCCGAGCTTGTTGGTGTTGTTGCTGACGGTGGATCAGGCGGTGTTGCGCCAGCGCTTGATTGCCCGTGGACGTGAGTCGTTGGCGGACATTGAGGCGCGCCTGGCGCGTAATGCGCAGTTCACCGCAGAGCTGATCGCCGACAATGCGTCGGGGTTGTTTGTGCTGGATAACTCCGGGCCGTTGGCGCATACGGTCGAGCGCTTGTTGTGTTGCCTGGACAACGCCATTTGA
- a CDS encoding helix-turn-helix transcriptional regulator produces the protein MNGHDEDAALSQIAGAIAEPARTKMLCALMDGHARTSTEMAAIAEVRASTASAHLARLKDDGLITLHTQGRHRYYSLAGSHIAQAIEGLMVISRQSAKAFVPNTPSRLQFARTCYDHMAGTLAVQLHDHFIAAGWLIGEGTYQLSPPGEKAMLELGIDLPALHAQRRRFACGCLDWSMRRPHLAGALGAALLHSALRKEWLTQDLDSRALGLTPKGRKALVTRFGIQMEDR, from the coding sequence ATGAACGGCCACGACGAAGACGCCGCCCTCTCACAAATTGCCGGTGCGATTGCCGAACCCGCACGTACGAAAATGCTCTGCGCGCTGATGGACGGCCACGCGCGCACCAGCACCGAAATGGCGGCGATTGCCGAGGTCCGTGCGTCCACCGCCAGCGCCCATCTGGCCAGGCTCAAGGACGATGGGCTGATCACGTTGCACACTCAGGGCCGCCACCGTTACTACAGCCTCGCGGGGTCGCATATTGCCCAGGCCATTGAAGGGTTGATGGTGATCAGCCGCCAGAGCGCCAAGGCGTTTGTGCCGAACACACCAAGCCGCTTGCAGTTCGCGCGTACGTGTTACGACCACATGGCCGGGACGCTGGCGGTGCAGTTGCATGACCACTTCATCGCAGCCGGCTGGCTGATCGGCGAAGGGACTTACCAGCTCAGCCCACCCGGCGAAAAAGCCATGCTTGAACTCGGGATTGATCTCCCTGCACTGCACGCCCAACGCCGGCGCTTTGCCTGTGGTTGCCTGGACTGGAGCATGCGCCGCCCCCACCTGGCCGGCGCGCTGGGTGCGGCGCTGCTGCACAGTGCGCTTCGCAAGGAATGGCTGACTCAGGATCTGGATAGCCGCGCGCTGGGGCTGACGCCCAAGGGCCGCAAGGCACTGGTGACGCGCTTTGGAATACAGATGGAAGATCGATGA
- a CDS encoding cytochrome P450: MTPLQAATHADPYGYYAGLRRNAGLLFDVGLGLWVASRAQTVEAVLVHPDCGVRPLHEPVPAAIAQRAAGQVFAQLMRMNEGVAHRCPRAAVQPALAGVSARQVAGAVQHLCGDATQLDDWMLRLPVSVIAHLLGFPGDQLGVVAELTRNFVACLSPLSDEAQLRNADLGASQLRQMFSDVFEETALLAAIRSGEWLGADVLNANLIGLLSQTCEASAGLIGNTLVVLARRPDLLEQVQRTPALAMALVEEVARYDAPVQNTRRFVARRCTIGGQVLEVGDTILVLLASANRDGDANPDPDSFLLERPQRRIFSFGVGRHHCPGQQLALTLASQVILALLQRQPVLPIPFSYWPSLNGRIPQFHHAAPGPHVVNG; this comes from the coding sequence ATGACACCGTTGCAAGCTGCGACCCATGCTGATCCCTATGGCTATTACGCCGGTTTGCGGCGCAATGCGGGCTTGCTGTTCGACGTCGGTCTAGGGCTGTGGGTCGCCAGCCGCGCGCAGACGGTCGAGGCGGTGTTGGTCCATCCCGACTGCGGCGTACGGCCATTGCATGAACCGGTGCCGGCCGCGATTGCGCAACGCGCCGCGGGCCAGGTGTTTGCGCAACTGATGCGCATGAACGAAGGCGTTGCCCATCGCTGCCCACGGGCCGCCGTCCAGCCGGCGCTGGCGGGTGTGAGTGCACGGCAGGTTGCCGGCGCCGTGCAGCACCTCTGCGGTGATGCTACTCAGTTGGACGACTGGATGTTACGCCTGCCGGTGTCGGTGATAGCCCATTTGCTCGGCTTTCCCGGTGATCAGTTGGGTGTGGTCGCCGAGCTGACGCGGAATTTTGTCGCCTGCCTCTCACCGTTGAGTGACGAAGCGCAACTGCGCAACGCCGATCTCGGGGCTTCGCAGTTGCGGCAGATGTTCAGCGATGTGTTCGAAGAAACCGCGCTGCTGGCGGCCATTCGCAGCGGTGAGTGGTTGGGCGCAGACGTGCTGAATGCCAACCTGATCGGCCTGTTGTCGCAGACCTGCGAAGCAAGCGCCGGCCTGATCGGCAATACACTAGTGGTGCTCGCTCGGCGGCCCGACCTGCTGGAGCAGGTGCAACGCACGCCGGCACTGGCGATGGCGCTGGTGGAAGAAGTGGCACGCTACGACGCACCGGTGCAAAACACCCGGCGATTTGTGGCGCGGCGCTGCACGATTGGCGGTCAAGTCCTGGAAGTGGGCGATACGATTCTGGTGCTTCTGGCGTCGGCCAACCGGGACGGCGATGCCAACCCGGACCCCGACAGCTTCCTGCTTGAGCGCCCGCAGCGGCGAATATTCAGCTTTGGCGTGGGCCGGCATCATTGCCCCGGCCAGCAGCTCGCGCTGACGCTTGCTTCACAGGTGATTCTGGCGTTGTTGCAGCGCCAGCCGGTCTTGCCCATCCCGTTCAGCTATTGGCCGTCGCTGAACGGCCGCATCCCCCAGTTTCACCACGCAGCACCTGGCCCGCACGTTGTGAACGGGTAG
- a CDS encoding type II toxin-antitoxin system HicA family toxin → MQSRLLIKELQEAGWVLDRVTGSHHIFTHRYNPYTIPVPHPKKDLPLGTVRSISKRAGLFEF, encoded by the coding sequence GTGCAAAGCAGGTTATTGATCAAGGAACTGCAAGAGGCAGGTTGGGTGTTGGATCGGGTCACGGGCAGCCATCATATTTTTACCCATCGCTATAACCCGTACACGATCCCGGTGCCTCACCCCAAGAAGGACCTGCCGTTGGGCACCGTGAGAAGCATCAGCAAACGCGCTGGCTTGTTTGAGTTTTAA
- a CDS encoding type II toxin-antitoxin system HicB family antitoxin, whose translation MQYPICIEWGDDFTATGIQIPDIPGAVTAGDSFEEAYNAAVEVAHIMLQEIAAEGGPIPMPTSVANHHAHEDYAGMGWGMLELDISPYLGKTEKVNVTLPGYVIQRIDRYVREHKVKSRSSFLADAALEKLVRS comes from the coding sequence ATGCAATACCCAATCTGTATCGAATGGGGCGATGACTTCACCGCCACCGGTATTCAGATCCCCGATATTCCGGGCGCCGTCACCGCCGGGGACAGTTTTGAAGAGGCGTATAACGCCGCCGTGGAAGTGGCCCATATCATGCTGCAAGAGATCGCCGCCGAGGGCGGGCCGATTCCGATGCCCACCTCGGTGGCCAATCATCACGCTCACGAAGACTATGCCGGCATGGGCTGGGGCATGTTGGAGCTGGATATCTCGCCCTATCTGGGCAAGACCGAGAAGGTCAATGTGACCTTGCCCGGTTATGTCATCCAGCGTATCGACCGCTATGTGCGCGAGCACAAGGTCAAAAGCCGCTCGTCATTCCTGGCGGATGCGGCCTTGGAGAAGTTGGTGCGTTCGTGA